A region of Necator americanus strain Aroian chromosome I, whole genome shotgun sequence DNA encodes the following proteins:
- a CDS encoding hypothetical protein (NECATOR_CHRI.G4149.T1) has protein sequence MLVLCFFALIGRSIQDECAALRGEGVPSLHSFTSPGYPYQYPANLDCVRVIQARAGFDILVHFLHHFQVETAYDVVRNTEEVGITSNCPNDFIEFRDGRYGFSPLIGRFCGMELPMTEIRARSGFMWIRFRTDDLLEYKGFFATYDMVRSTDRKVNQHDCQIQYRHALDGFIETTTLTSGLPLNFTGPLDCIWLIEVPREYSIVLYINEFSLYSPNHCSHNFFEVFSGTTSDQPLKRYCGLTAAPVFSSHNLMYIRFYLDDANRIRNTSISALYSSFAKLKNCSSKQMFSCGDDNCVPQPLACNGRKNCPYGNDELNCHVAQDFFFRLIFNSYSPLVFLILIVFIVVTGLFLWYYWPRDCCRRKKRSYTNYLADIGRQNGFLSREIIRNGIRTGTNRK, from the exons ATGCTAGTCCTATGCTTCTTCGCACTGATAG GGAGGTCCATCCAGGACGAATGTGCTGCCCTTCGTGGCGAAGGTGTACCTTCGCTTCACTCGTTCACCAGTCCAGGTTATCCATATCAATACCCAGCTAACTTGGATTGTGTTCGAGTTATCCAGGCTCGTGCGGGATTCGACATCCTCGTTCACTTCCTCCACCACTTTCAG GTTGAGACGGCGTACGACGTTGTTAGAAACACCGAAGAAGTTGGCATCACTTCAAATTGTCCAAATGACTTCATC GAATTTCGTGATGGACGATACGGATTTTCTCCATTAATTGGACGATTTTGTGGAATGGAATTACCAATGACAGAAATTCGTGCCAGATCAG GTTTTATGTGGATTCGTTTTCGTACCGATGATCTCCTCGAGTATAAAGGATTTTTTGCCACCTACGACATGGTTCGATCAACTGATCGGAAAGTTAACCAGCACG ACTGTCAAATTCAGTATCGCCACGCTCTGGATGGCTTCATTGAAACAACTACTTTGACTTCAGGTTTG CCGCTAAACTTCACCGGACCACTCGATTGTATTTGGCTTATCGAAGTGCCTCGTGAGTACAGTATAGTACTGTACATTAATGAGTTCTCGCTTTACTCTCCAAATCACTGTAGCCATAACTTTTTCGAGGTATTCTCTGGCACCACGTCCGATCAACCTTTAAAAAG ATACTGCGGTTTGACCGCAGCACCAGTATTCTCTTCCCACAACCTCATGTACATTCGTTTCTACCTCGACGACGCCAATCGCATTCGCAACACGTCCATCTCAGCACTCTATTCGTCTTTTGCAAAAT TGAAGAACTGTTCCTCCAAACAGATGTTCAGTTGTGGCGACGACAACTGTGTGCCGCAACCGCTAGCTTGTAACGGTCGTAAAAACTGCCCGTATGGGAACGACGAATTAAACTGTCATGTTG CTCAAGATTTCTTCTTTCGGCTCATTTTCAACTCGTACAGTCCTCTTGTCTTCCTTATACTTATCGTTTTTATTGTTGTAACCGGACTTTTCCTATGGTACTATTGGCCCAGAGATTGCTGCAGGAGAAAGAAACGCAG CTACACGAACTACCTGGCAGACATTGGTCGTCAAAACGGATTCTTATCACGCGAAATTATTAGGAATGGAATCCGAACGGGGACCAATAGGAAGTGA
- a CDS encoding hypothetical protein (NECATOR_CHRI.G4148.T1), which yields MGEVEKPCSSSTKPKLDFNDRFRKLHQLRQQSRKANHEQVVEEDRKKKLPANYEAKKARDEWELEEMEERKKAEEEGLDYDRIKALNTPADVATRIEAKRKRKKNPDQGFSSYEDMTLRQHTRLTAAIKPDAESYKKMRDVVGEEQFYPTANTLIHGSHYPTSAAMERLSEDVKGQVKRREQFHRRRMFDPDAPIDYINDKNMRFNRKLEKFYGQYTEDIKEDLERGTAI from the exons ATGGGTGAAGTTGAGAAGCCATGCTCCTCTTCAACTAAACCTAAATTGGATTTCAATGACCGGTTCAGAAAGTTGCATCAGTTAAGG CAACAATCTCGGAAAGCAAACCACGAACAGGTTGTTGAGGAAGACAGGAAGAAGAAACTTCCTGCGAATTATGAAGCGAAGAAAGCTCGTGATGAATGGGAGCTAGAAGagatggaagaaagaaaa aaagccGAGGAAGAGGGTCTGGACTATGATCGTATAAAAGCACTGAATACACCAGCGGATGTGGCCACAAGAATTGAAGcgaaaaggaaacgaaaaaagaacccCGACCAGGGCTTTTCAA GTTACGAGGACATGACTTTACGCCAGCATACTCGCTTGACAGCAGCTATTAAACCCGATGCGGAATCATATAAAAAGATGAGAGACGTAGT TGGCGAAGAACAGTTTTATCCTACAGCAAATACTTTAATCCACGGCTCGCATTATCCAACGTCTGCAGCTATGGAAAGGCTTTCTGAGGATGTCAAGGGACA GGTGAAACGCCGCGAACAGTTCCATCGTCGCCGTATGTTCGACCCAGATGCACCGATCGACTACATTAACGATAAGAACATGCGCTTTAACAGGAAGCTCGAGAAGTTCTACGGCCAGTATACTGAGGACATCAAG gAGGACCTCGAGCGGGGAACAGCTATTTGA
- a CDS encoding hypothetical protein (NECATOR_CHRI.G4150.T2) has translation MVSFSSTGNLGSWSGPVEWFTFNQSENELQRSSKKNASYSRALHAPAMFMAIALHLAMCMENALLHAPNLGLALLTIIAFAHIHVRIAEVEHRCQLQATSTQENTREKRQIFINKTANGNHLWMSSMSRVKIGELMQKCLDIHQYCTEMDSSDRGPPGPPGPRGPPGKPGSTGPSGRPGLMGVPGLPGPQGPPGPPGKDADCGQCPVNEDYLLQRSADCPKVEEMKCTERTSIDNMIGPRLIDKALPSMVEQMVYNNTDVETCLKVCLGNITREIEEVEETSTESAYIQEATANCKLQSVGKPVFHSHATTYYGSWMRDAYPRTGDDMLKRYLVNHFQGIEIVEYRTEADLRREHINNVYRLPHVFDGTNHVLFNGSLFFHRAGFPRIGKFELNSGHYDEIEIEGAAHQGNNYLFNNSMNYFDLAIDENALWILFHYETEPFLSVVKVDINNLTIYEIHNLTLINHNQIANGIVICGVLYTIEDNHAQRTFISTGYDFYRLQYSKPNIKWVNLYRNANMISYNPYDKRIYVYDHGYLLSVPAHIQWTSK, from the exons atggtGAGTTTCTCTTCAACAGGAAACCTTGGATCTTGGAGTGGTCCAGTGGAGTGGTTTACATTCAATCAATCCGAGAACGAATTGCAGCGGTCGTCGAA AAAGAATGCGAGCTACTCGCGCGCGCTTCACGCGCCTGCAATGTTTATGGCGATAGCATTACACCTGGCGATGTGCATGGAAAACGCGCTGCTGCATGCTCCAAATCTCGGTCTTGCACTTCTTACAATCATTGCATTTGCTCATATCCATGTTCG AATAGCCGAAGTGGAACACCGTTGCCAACTTCAGGCAACGTCTACGCAAGAAAACACTAGAGAAAAACGTCAAATTTTTATCAACAAAACAGCAAACGGGAACCATTTATGGATGTCATCAATGTCTCGAGTGAAG ATTGGCGAACTCATGCAAAAATGTTTGGATATACACCAATACTGCACCGAAATGGACAGTTCAGATCGTGGACCACCTGGACCGCCTGGCCCACGAGGACCTCCAGG TAAACCTGGCTCCACTGGACCTTCTGGAAGACCTGGTCTCATGGGAGTTCCTGGACTTCCTGGACCGCAAG GACCTCCAGGTCCTCCTGGAAAGGATGCGGATTGTGGCCAATGTCCTGTCAATGAAGACTACCTCCTTCAACGATCCGCCGATTGTCCCAAG GTCGAGGAAATGAAGTGTACCGAACGGACTTCTATTGACAACATGATTGGACCACGGCTAATCGACAAGGCGCTACCGTCCATGGTCGAACAA ATGGTTTACAACAACACGGACGTGGAGACTTGTCTGAAGGTATGCCTGGGTAACATCACCAGAGAAATCGAGGAGGTGGAAGAGACATCCACGGAATCAGCATACATTCAGGAAGCCACTGCAA ACTGCAAACTTCAAAGTGTGGGAAAACCGGTGTTCCACTCACATGCTACCACCTACTACGGCAGCTGGATGAGAGATGCGTATCCCAGAACAGGCGAT gacATGCTTAAACGATACCTGGTAAATCACTTCCAAGGGATCGAAATAGTGGAATATCGAACCGAAGCAGATTTACGTCGAGAACACATCAACAATGT ATATCGGCTTCCTCATGTGTTCGATGGTACAAACCATGTGCTCTTCAATGGATCCTTATTCTTCCACCGAGCAGGTTTTCCTCGGATTGGGAAATTTGAGCTCAACTCTGGACATTacgatgaaattgaaattgaaggtGCTGCTCACCAGGGTAACAAC tacCTCTTCAATAACTCGATGAATTACTTCGACCTTGCAATTGACGAGAACGCTTTGTGGATATTGTTTCACTACGAAACCGAGCCGTTCCTTAGCGTTGTCAAG GTCGACATAAACAACCTCACGATCTATGAAATCCACAACCTCACTCTCATCAACCACAATCAAATCGCAAACGGTATTGTGATTTGTGGAGTTCTCTACACG ATCGAAGATAATCATGCGCAACGGACGTTCATCTCCACCGGTTATGACTTCTATCGGCTACAATACTCGAAACCGAACATCAAATGGGTTAATCTCTATCGAAACGCCAATATGATCTCCTACAATCCATACGACAAACGAATCTATGTTTACGATCATGGATATCTGCTTTCGGTGCCAGCTCACATACAGTGGAcgtcgaaatga
- a CDS encoding hypothetical protein (NECATOR_CHRI.G4150.T1): MFMAIALHLAMCMENALLHAPNLGLALLTIIAFAHIHVRIAEVEHRCQLQATSTQENTREKRQIFINKTANGNHLWMSSMSRVKIGELMQKCLDIHQYCTEMDSSDRGPPGPPGPRGPPGKPGSTGPSGRPGLMGVPGLPGPQGPPGPPGKDADCGQCPVNEDYLLQRSADCPKVEEMKCTERTSIDNMIGPRLIDKALPSMVEQMVYNNTDVETCLKVCLGNITREIEEVEETSTESAYIQEATANCKLQSVGKPVFHSHATTYYGSWMRDAYPRTGDDMLKRYLVNHFQGIEIVEYRTEADLRREHINNVYRLPHVFDGTNHVLFNGSLFFHRAGFPRIGKFELNSGHYDEIEIEGAAHQGNNYLFNNSMNYFDLAIDENALWILFHYETEPFLSVVKVDINNLTIYEIHNLTLINHNQIANGIVICGVLYTIEDNHAQRTFISTGYDFYRLQYSKPNIKWVNLYRNANMISYNPYDKRIYVYDHGYLLSVPAHIQWTSK; encoded by the exons ATGTTTATGGCGATAGCATTACACCTGGCGATGTGCATGGAAAACGCGCTGCTGCATGCTCCAAATCTCGGTCTTGCACTTCTTACAATCATTGCATTTGCTCATATCCATGTTCG AATAGCCGAAGTGGAACACCGTTGCCAACTTCAGGCAACGTCTACGCAAGAAAACACTAGAGAAAAACGTCAAATTTTTATCAACAAAACAGCAAACGGGAACCATTTATGGATGTCATCAATGTCTCGAGTGAAG ATTGGCGAACTCATGCAAAAATGTTTGGATATACACCAATACTGCACCGAAATGGACAGTTCAGATCGTGGACCACCTGGACCGCCTGGCCCACGAGGACCTCCAGG TAAACCTGGCTCCACTGGACCTTCTGGAAGACCTGGTCTCATGGGAGTTCCTGGACTTCCTGGACCGCAAG GACCTCCAGGTCCTCCTGGAAAGGATGCGGATTGTGGCCAATGTCCTGTCAATGAAGACTACCTCCTTCAACGATCCGCCGATTGTCCCAAG GTCGAGGAAATGAAGTGTACCGAACGGACTTCTATTGACAACATGATTGGACCACGGCTAATCGACAAGGCGCTACCGTCCATGGTCGAACAA ATGGTTTACAACAACACGGACGTGGAGACTTGTCTGAAGGTATGCCTGGGTAACATCACCAGAGAAATCGAGGAGGTGGAAGAGACATCCACGGAATCAGCATACATTCAGGAAGCCACTGCAA ACTGCAAACTTCAAAGTGTGGGAAAACCGGTGTTCCACTCACATGCTACCACCTACTACGGCAGCTGGATGAGAGATGCGTATCCCAGAACAGGCGAT gacATGCTTAAACGATACCTGGTAAATCACTTCCAAGGGATCGAAATAGTGGAATATCGAACCGAAGCAGATTTACGTCGAGAACACATCAACAATGT ATATCGGCTTCCTCATGTGTTCGATGGTACAAACCATGTGCTCTTCAATGGATCCTTATTCTTCCACCGAGCAGGTTTTCCTCGGATTGGGAAATTTGAGCTCAACTCTGGACATTacgatgaaattgaaattgaaggtGCTGCTCACCAGGGTAACAAC tacCTCTTCAATAACTCGATGAATTACTTCGACCTTGCAATTGACGAGAACGCTTTGTGGATATTGTTTCACTACGAAACCGAGCCGTTCCTTAGCGTTGTCAAG GTCGACATAAACAACCTCACGATCTATGAAATCCACAACCTCACTCTCATCAACCACAATCAAATCGCAAACGGTATTGTGATTTGTGGAGTTCTCTACACG ATCGAAGATAATCATGCGCAACGGACGTTCATCTCCACCGGTTATGACTTCTATCGGCTACAATACTCGAAACCGAACATCAAATGGGTTAATCTCTATCGAAACGCCAATATGATCTCCTACAATCCATACGACAAACGAATCTATGTTTACGATCATGGATATCTGCTTTCGGTGCCAGCTCACATACAGTGGAcgtcgaaatga